Genomic DNA from Xiphophorus couchianus chromosome 12, X_couchianus-1.0, whole genome shotgun sequence:
ttttgtgttggtctattacataaaatcccaaagagACGTAGTTGAAATCCTTAAAGGTTTTGCTATATAAATACTTCAACTTCTGCTTTTATTATAGGAAATGCAGAAATGTTAGTGAAGCTCAGTTAGTAGTAAACAGATTTACCTTGAGTTAATGTTACATTTGCATTATGTGTTAACAATTCAGAAACACCAACTATAATctttaaaaaggcaaatttaaaaaaacaattcaaattaaatattttttttttttttgcaattcaaCCGTTTCATCCGTGACTTGTCACTTCATTCACTGAAGTTTAGTGTGTAAACTGGTGAAGATGGACAGTGGTTGTGGAGTTGAGAATAAAAAGACAATTGGTCTCACGCTCTCTGTGTTGACATGCTGATCATACTATGTTGCCATTTTGCTTCCAACAATTTCACCAGAGACTCTTTAACCTGTCTTTGCTATCTGTTAAGTGTATATAAAAACCCTAATAGtatataaaagcagaaaatgcttGGTCTGGAGGCCCACCAGGCTATGGAGAGCTTGTATGACAATCAgtaactcatgtgttgtctctgccacgcagagacaacacatgagttttataccaaggataaagAATTAACAACAAGGGGCGAGAcagcctggttctgatgcagctgtagaaaacaacttccaaccttctacatgtagcccaaatagttcttttggtgagagttcacaatcattcatataacatgactagcagatgtgacctaattttaatttttccatcacaactACCTGGTCAGGTAGTTACAACGCTGGTATGCAACGGCAATACTAGCACTTTAAATCTGGTTTATTAGTATACCTGTGTTCTAACTATCTGTGCTATCCGTCCTACCTTGTAGGGCAGCACAAGGTAGGACGGATTAATGGGCAGCACAGATAATCAGAATAAGGGTGTAACACTGAACTGATAAGTGCGGTGAACCTGCGCCAAGAAGctaacagaaaaactaaagagaagaaaagctgCCATAGTTAAAGTTGCAGCATGTTTTAATGATACACACCTCAGTTTTTAGCAAGTAGCTCAAAGTCTAAACTGGTATTGTACATATAAGGTGTAAAGTTTACCTTAGAACAAACGTCCCCAAAATGAATTGCAGCGCCTCcccttttgtaaatatttctgccaCCTTATGTAGGAAGTCAGTGCAGAATTTTTAACCCTGTTGTTGAAACTGAAACCAAACTGTTGATAAGGGAGGGAATccagaaatgaaatgaaactgcTGCCAACTGAACAGAACTGCAAGCCCCTCATAAGCAGGCAAGTTGTGCCATTGCCctcttctgtcagactgcctcAGGGCAGCTGTAGCTGCAAATCAGTAGCTTTCCATCATCAGCTTGTGAATGTGCCCTTTGAAATTCCCATTTGAGATTTAAAGGGCATTATAAATACTGCTTCTGtcaaacacagttttttttgggtttttttctcaaactggCACATAAACATAACCTGAACAAAAACTGCTGGGTGCATTATATaacccagtggttcccaaagattttcttctgggcccccccagtggttcccaaaggttttctgggcccccctatgtgttactgggcacacacatcgttcaaccagacataaacctatattgaaaaacatattttgttttcaaactcccctgaagtttatttcacacttcaggttgcaacaaaacacattacaaaccatctttacagtgaaacacttttgtgtaactgtttttttttttccattcatccCTCGCCCCCCCTGCAATGTTACTGTGCCCCCCCTTAGGGGGcacgccccacactttgggaaccactgatctaACACAATACTGCTTTGGCCCATTTTTAAGACACAATACAAAAACGAAACTTTATTCTTGGCAATTCATGTTTGATTAATAAAACTCCtgaatgatgattttttttccagcctgATTTCTGATTGCTACTTGTTCCATTTCATATAAATAAGGAGATTATAGACAAAGAATGAAGTCTGTCCTCTAATAAGGTTAGAGGATTAACACTGCGGGTGGTGTTTTCCCTCCTACGTTTACTTTTAGTTTCACATCCCATTTCTGTAAAACGCTTTACAGAAGTCACAGTGAGGGAAGACAACAAACGTTTTGGTGTTTGGACTGTGGAGTGGAACCAGATTTGTGCTGACATTGAAAaggttcttttctttttagttgtgttttttctaaatataaaaccATCATCATGTATAAGAATCTTTGCATTTATTGTAAACCTGAGTAGAAGTCAACCACTGTAGAaagtcctgttttgttttgtgatctgcataaacaacaaaatgtgactttggGTGACTGTATTCTCCAGTTCACTGTatacaaactttttttaaaagtacaatttaTTTAGACAGAATTACAAAGAAGCATTACAGTACTCTGACATGACAGACAGCTTTTTGAACATgcagtttacattttgttgtgcaAGGATGAAAAGTTATTGACAATAACTTTTTATGTGTGTCATGGATGACTTAAACCTTCCCGTGTGGAAACTAATTACAGTAATGCATCTATggagaaactttatttttgttgagtttCATTTGCTTTatagctgcagctgcagctgctgctccctCATTCTTACCAATGATGCAAAAAGTTTAAGCTGATCTCAAATCTCAGCAGGTTTGTAAAGTGTTATTAATCTCAGTGATTTACTGATTTATGAGCTAAAGGCTTTAGACACAGCCTTTGCTTTGTTGGTAAATTGTATGTAACATTGTACAAAGAGTCATTGTGCAAGCAAAAGATATTCACATCAGAGTTTGAAAGGAAGGCGCAGTTCTTGGAAACAGGCTTTGTAAATGAAAAAGGAAGAGGCAAAGAAAGTGAAACCCAAAGAGGAAAGTGAAACGGTTGCATCACGTTGTACAGTGGTGCTCATAGTGGCCCTTCCTCTATAAAACAGGACTGCCTGCTGCATCAGAGCATAAGCAGCTCAAACTGAAGACAGACACTGAGGCTGACCCTGAAGCTTCTAGACCCACAAGATGAAGTTCGCTGTGATTGGATTCGTGGCCTGCCTGTTTCTCCTCTGTGCTCAAggtactttgattttttttttagaacaactgAGTAAGTGTGTGGTGGGAAAAACGATAGCTTGCATGTATGAATCGTTGCACTTTTCCTTGTTATTCTGACTGACAGAAGATCAGGATGTAATGAGACCAtgcttcttcctttcttccatAGCTCAGCCAGCCAACAGGTCCAATAAATGCAAGTGTTCCAGCAGCTTCCTGAACAGGGTCCGACTGCAGAGCATTCTCACAGAGCCTGTCGTTTACCACCCAAGCACCTTCTGCCCCCGCACTGAGATCATGTAAGTTCTATTTTACTTTCTGAGCGATGCAAAGCTCAGGTAACCACTCTGCACTGTTCATCCCTAATGTGGgtcctttgttgttttttccttcctctagTGTTATACTGGCAAACAAGGAAAAGTGTGTGGATCCAAAGTCACGAATTGGACAGCTTATCTTGAATCTGAAGAACAAGTAAGATCAAGTGAAATGCTCCGTCTCTGAGGAGTTTCTGTGAAATCAATCAATGGGAAGTGTTTCAGAAATCTGCTGTGTCATCCTAACAGTCTGGTCTTTGTTTCAGGTCCAGAAAAACTGGAGCTGTGCACACAACGACGGTTTCAGCTCACTCTTCCACTTCAGGCTCAACACAGCAGGCGACATTCAGACTGTAGGACTCAGTTCTGAAAGCTGAAGCACCAactctgcttttctgtttcacaaTAACATCACTCTAAATGCAGCAAGTATAGAAAATACCCAGTGATCATGATGGCCAGTTTCTTTACCTTGTGTATGCTGTATTATTCcttgttaaaaagtctttatatactgtgtatataaaGATACAACTGTATAGTTTTTTTATATACTCTACAGCTTTTAGAAATTAGTTTTCTACtatgggaaataaaaacaacctcaTACTTTTAGTGTGAACTCTTTTTGCATTCATGTTGAATGTGTTTTCAGCTGGAGTGGAACTGAACTGCAAAGGCCTCCAACGCtacttgcagctttaattgaaATGTTATCTTTTTTAAGAAGTGACGGAGAGCAGAATGTCACACTGAGATCAAAGCAATGATCTATTTGCTGAGCCATTCGAGGTCCAGTGAACATGCAGTAACAGCAGATGGCACAAGACGTACATTGCACATACTGTTTATACACATTATCTACTGTTCGTATTGGTTTCTGGAGTTTTATGTTTGACTTGTAAAAGCattcctgaatttattttgtaattatttgtattatCTTTGGATTTCAgtctttaaaatatcagaataaatataaatataaataaatatattttcctgtctgtctgaatccatcattttcaaatattaatcAGATAGCATGATCAGTTATACAAtaattgagtaatttcttggagaGACACGTTttacctttacttgagtaaacgtatgttgaagtagtgctagtCTTATTTGAGTAGAACTTTTGAGTACTACACCAACCTCTGATCAGCAGCAACCAATCATGGATTTTCAAccaagacaataaaaataagaattaaaagACTGTAACATAAGGGCAAATATAcagcataagaaaaaaatttagttATTAGACAGGTGTCCAACTGAGTAGGGTCATTTTCTAGGTCTTCGTGctaaataatttccaaaaagtacaaaatgtacctgaataattataaaaacataaaaacgaTGAAATGCAagagtatgaaaaaaaatttataaataacatCAGGAATGCAAACGCTTAATGAACTTGAGTGTAGTTGATCAAAAAGTCTAAAAGCTGCTGGgagaatgcatcagtctgtcaGTAGATGGCGCTGCATCAGTAAACTCCTTTAGATCCAGAATGAGAAACAAACTCCTTCCCAGGTTCATGGAAAACAACAGTTTCTTTTTCAAGGTAACTGCTGAGGTCCTGACATTCAGCACATTCAGCACACATTCAGCAACCTGACATAGCTGTGGTATGTCATGTTGCATACCACAGCTGCAACCTGACAAAACTGCAGCATTTGTAAAATACTTCATGAA
This window encodes:
- the LOC114154033 gene encoding C-X-C motif chemokine 11-like, with amino-acid sequence MKFAVIGFVACLFLLCAQAQPANRSNKCKCSSSFLNRVRLQSILTEPVVYHPSTFCPRTEIIVILANKEKCVDPKSRIGQLILNLKNKSRKTGAVHTTTVSAHSSTSGSTQQATFRL